One Xylanivirga thermophila DNA window includes the following coding sequences:
- a CDS encoding DUF134 domain-containing protein, which yields MPRPRKWKRVCNMPKVNTFGPCIEDNDITGAIQMTVEEFETIRLIDHEGLNQEQCSEIMGIGRSTVQRLYEKARRKIADSIVNGKVLKIEGGDYRVCSDLESGNACEKCIRNRYRRGRNI from the coding sequence ATGCCTAGGCCTAGGAAATGGAAAAGAGTTTGTAATATGCCTAAAGTAAATACCTTTGGTCCTTGTATAGAGGATAATGATATAACAGGCGCTATACAGATGACTGTAGAGGAATTCGAAACAATAAGACTAATCGACCATGAAGGTTTAAATCAGGAACAATGCAGTGAAATAATGGGAATTGGACGGTCTACTGTTCAAAGGCTATATGAGAAAGCAAGAAGAAAAATTGCAGATAGCATTGTAAATGGCAAGGTGCTTAAGATTGAGGGTGGAGATTATAGGGTTTGTAGTGATTTGGAGAGTGGAAATGCATGTGAGAAATGTATAAGGAATCGTTACAGAAGGGGTAGAAATATATAG
- a CDS encoding uracil-DNA glycosylase, which produces MDREALWNQLEEAVVHCNRCNLARSRTNTVLGEGNRQARLMFIGEGPGRNEDLMGRPFVGAAGKLLDKMLEAIDVRREDVYIANIIKCRPPNNRVPKEDEAKICLPYLRRQVYLIKPKIIVCLGATALHYVIDKDARITAVRGNWVERKGYYMMATYHPAALLRDPAKKYEAWEDFKNIRDKLIDIKSAKE; this is translated from the coding sequence ATGGACAGGGAAGCTTTATGGAATCAGCTCGAGGAAGCAGTTGTCCATTGCAATAGATGCAATTTAGCAAGGAGTAGGACTAATACAGTATTAGGCGAAGGGAACAGGCAGGCAAGGCTCATGTTTATAGGTGAAGGACCGGGGCGTAATGAGGATCTTATGGGACGCCCCTTTGTGGGAGCGGCAGGAAAGCTATTAGATAAGATGTTAGAGGCTATAGATGTTAGGCGGGAGGATGTATATATTGCCAATATTATAAAATGCCGGCCACCGAACAACCGTGTACCTAAAGAGGATGAGGCAAAAATATGCCTTCCCTATTTAAGACGGCAGGTATATCTCATAAAACCTAAAATAATAGTATGTCTAGGTGCTACAGCACTCCATTATGTGATAGATAAGGATGCTAGGATAACGGCTGTTAGAGGCAACTGGGTAGAGAGAAAGGGATATTATATGATGGCTACTTATCACCCTGCTGCACTTTTGAGGGATCCAGCAAAAAAATATGAAGCATGGGAAGATTTTAAAAATATAAGGGATAAACTAATAGATATTAAAAGTGCAAAGGAATAG
- a CDS encoding 4Fe-4S binding protein yields MKRMTKGAAIISPANSREFPTGDWRTMKPIWIEKKCTQCMLCWPVCPDMAIPVKNGKRLDYDYDFCKGCGICVKVCPFDAIDFVEQVIEEEDS; encoded by the coding sequence ATGAAGAGGATGACTAAAGGGGCAGCGATAATATCTCCCGCCAATTCTCGGGAATTTCCCACTGGAGATTGGCGTACCATGAAGCCCATATGGATAGAAAAGAAGTGCACCCAGTGCATGTTATGTTGGCCAGTATGCCCTGATATGGCTATACCAGTAAAGAATGGTAAGAGGCTTGATTACGACTATGATTTCTGCAAAGGTTGTGGCATATGTGTAAAGGTATGTCCATTTGATGCCATAGATTTTGTAGAGCAGGTTATAGAGGAGGAAGATTCATGA
- a CDS encoding YaaL family protein, protein MQKSIASILNNIKDGFKLDIKDAGREEYDDETLDFLDEIKQAREEWIAAQNFFENATDPDLIDYAIYRIEATRRRYMYLIKQAKKADLEDKFILIQ, encoded by the coding sequence ATGCAAAAAAGCATTGCATCGATTTTAAACAATATAAAGGATGGTTTTAAGCTAGATATTAAAGATGCAGGTCGGGAAGAATATGATGATGAAACATTGGATTTTTTAGATGAGATTAAACAGGCCAGGGAGGAATGGATAGCAGCTCAGAATTTTTTTGAAAATGCTACTGATCCTGATCTTATAGATTATGCAATATATAGAATAGAGGCTACTAGACGGAGATATATGTATCTTATTAAGCAAGCCAAAAAGGCCGATTTGGAGGATAAATTCATATTAATACAATAA
- the nifJ gene encoding pyruvate:ferredoxin (flavodoxin) oxidoreductase, which yields MAKHMKTMDGNTAAAHVAYAFTEVAAIYPITPSSPMAESTDEWSAHGRKNIFGQTVKVTEMQSEAGASGAVHGSLAAGALTTTFTASQGLLLMIPNMYKIAGELLPGVFHVTARALAGHALSIFGDHSDVMACRQTGFAMLASGSVQEVMDLGSIAHLAAIKSRVPFMHFFDGFRTSHEIQKVEVLEYEDLAKLVDYDAVKEFRDRALNPEHPVTRGTAQNPDVFFQAKEASNKFYEAVPDIVADYMKDISKLTGREYRPFNYYGAEDAENIIVAMGSVTDTIEEVVDYLNAKGEKVGVIKVHLYRPFSPKYFFDVLPATVKRIAVLDRTKEPGALGEPLYQDVCALFYGKADAPAIVGGRYGLGSKDTTPSQIKAVFDNLKMNEPKNHFTIGIVDDVTFTSLPISENISTVPEGTISCKFWGLGSDGTVGANKNAIKIIGDNTDMYAQGYFAYDSKKSGGVTMSHLRFGKKPITSTYLIDKADFIACHNQAYVHQYDVLEGLKDGGTFLLNCIWTTEELDEKLPAHIKKYIKEHNINFYTINAIKIAQEIGLGGRINMIMQAAFFKLANVIPIDDAVKYIKEAIKKTYGRKGDKVVNMNYEAVDKGLEALVKVDVPDAWANAVDQEENEENVPDFVKNIQRPMNSQKGDNLPVSAFVGAEDGTFPAGTTQYEKRGIAINVPEWQIENCIQCNQCAFVCPHAAIRPFLLNEEEKKNAPETFETKKAMGKGLEGLTYRMQVSTLDCTGCGNCADICPSKNKALVMKPLESQMDAQIPNWDFAMTVSVKDNLMTKKTIKGSQFAQPLLEFSGACAGCGETPYAKLITQLFGDRMMVANATGCSSIWGGSAPSIPYTTNAEGKGPAWANSLFEDNAEYGLGMYMGVKQLREKLENNMKAAMEKDIPVELKEAFEEWIAGKEDAEASKAAAAKIIPLLNGDVLNIAEVKEIADRSDYLIKRSQWILGGDGWAYDIGYGGLDHVLASGEDVNVLVFDTEVYSNTGGQSSKATPAAAVAKFAASGKKVRKKDLGMMAMSYGYVYVAQVAMGADKNQLMKAMIEAESYKGPSLIIAYAPCINHGIKGGMGRSQNQEKRAVESGYWHLYRYNPELKDEGKNPFTLDSKEPTASFRDFIGSEVRYTSLLKTFPEHAEELFAKAEADAKERYERYKKLAEGC from the coding sequence ATGGCAAAGCACATGAAGACTATGGATGGTAACACTGCCGCAGCCCACGTTGCCTATGCGTTTACAGAGGTTGCTGCAATTTACCCTATTACGCCATCTTCTCCCATGGCCGAGAGCACAGATGAATGGAGTGCTCATGGGAGAAAAAATATTTTTGGTCAGACGGTAAAGGTTACAGAGATGCAGTCAGAAGCTGGTGCATCTGGTGCGGTTCACGGTTCCTTGGCAGCTGGCGCTCTTACAACTACGTTTACTGCATCCCAAGGTTTACTTCTTATGATTCCTAATATGTACAAGATAGCAGGTGAACTGCTTCCGGGAGTTTTCCATGTAACAGCTCGTGCATTGGCAGGGCATGCATTGTCAATATTTGGAGATCATTCTGATGTTATGGCTTGCAGACAAACAGGTTTTGCAATGTTAGCTTCCGGCAGTGTTCAGGAAGTAATGGATTTAGGTAGTATAGCTCATCTGGCTGCTATTAAGTCCAGAGTACCTTTTATGCATTTCTTTGATGGCTTTAGAACATCTCATGAAATACAAAAGGTTGAAGTATTAGAATATGAAGATTTGGCTAAATTGGTAGATTATGATGCAGTAAAGGAATTTAGAGATAGAGCTTTAAATCCAGAGCATCCTGTTACGAGAGGTACAGCACAAAATCCGGATGTATTCTTCCAGGCAAAAGAAGCAAGCAATAAATTTTATGAGGCAGTACCTGATATCGTTGCAGATTATATGAAGGATATAAGCAAATTAACTGGTCGCGAATATCGTCCATTTAACTACTATGGTGCAGAAGATGCAGAGAATATAATAGTTGCAATGGGTTCTGTAACAGATACCATTGAAGAGGTAGTGGATTACCTAAATGCTAAGGGTGAGAAGGTAGGTGTTATTAAAGTACATCTATATAGACCATTTTCGCCTAAATATTTCTTTGATGTATTGCCAGCTACTGTAAAAAGAATAGCAGTACTTGATAGAACTAAAGAGCCTGGTGCTTTAGGTGAGCCTTTGTATCAGGATGTATGTGCATTGTTCTATGGTAAGGCTGATGCTCCTGCTATTGTAGGTGGACGCTATGGTTTGGGTTCTAAGGATACAACACCTTCACAGATCAAGGCAGTATTTGATAATTTGAAGATGAACGAGCCTAAAAATCATTTTACTATTGGAATAGTAGATGATGTTACTTTTACATCACTGCCCATTAGTGAAAATATATCAACCGTACCTGAGGGTACAATAAGCTGTAAATTCTGGGGCCTTGGCTCTGATGGTACAGTAGGTGCAAATAAAAATGCTATTAAGATAATTGGTGATAACACCGATATGTATGCACAAGGGTATTTTGCATATGACTCTAAGAAGTCCGGTGGTGTTACCATGTCTCACTTAAGATTTGGTAAAAAGCCGATTACTTCCACTTATCTTATAGATAAGGCAGACTTTATAGCTTGTCATAATCAGGCTTATGTACATCAATATGATGTATTGGAAGGGCTTAAAGATGGAGGTACTTTCTTACTCAACTGCATATGGACTACAGAAGAGTTAGATGAAAAATTACCTGCTCATATAAAGAAATATATAAAGGAGCACAATATCAATTTCTATACAATAAATGCAATTAAAATTGCTCAGGAAATTGGTTTGGGCGGAAGAATTAACATGATTATGCAGGCTGCATTCTTCAAACTTGCAAATGTTATTCCGATAGATGATGCAGTTAAATATATAAAAGAGGCCATTAAGAAAACCTATGGCAGAAAAGGCGATAAAGTAGTAAATATGAACTACGAAGCAGTAGACAAAGGTCTTGAGGCCTTAGTCAAGGTTGATGTACCTGATGCTTGGGCAAATGCCGTAGATCAGGAAGAAAATGAAGAAAATGTTCCTGATTTCGTGAAGAACATTCAAAGACCTATGAATAGCCAAAAAGGTGATAATCTGCCGGTAAGTGCATTCGTAGGAGCGGAGGATGGTACCTTCCCAGCAGGTACTACACAATATGAGAAACGTGGTATAGCTATAAACGTACCAGAATGGCAGATAGAAAATTGTATACAATGTAATCAGTGTGCATTTGTATGTCCCCATGCAGCAATAAGGCCATTCTTGCTAAATGAGGAAGAAAAGAAGAATGCACCTGAAACATTTGAGACTAAAAAGGCTATGGGTAAAGGTCTTGAGGGACTCACATATCGTATGCAGGTGTCCACATTGGATTGTACAGGATGCGGTAACTGCGCAGATATATGTCCTTCCAAGAATAAGGCTTTGGTTATGAAGCCCCTTGAGAGTCAGATGGATGCACAGATACCTAATTGGGATTTTGCAATGACTGTATCTGTAAAAGATAATTTGATGACCAAGAAAACTATAAAGGGTAGTCAGTTTGCACAGCCGCTACTTGAGTTCTCAGGTGCATGCGCTGGTTGTGGTGAGACTCCTTATGCAAAACTTATAACACAATTATTTGGAGATCGCATGATGGTTGCTAATGCTACTGGTTGTTCATCCATTTGGGGTGGCAGTGCTCCATCTATACCTTATACAACTAATGCAGAAGGCAAAGGACCTGCATGGGCTAACTCATTGTTTGAAGACAATGCTGAGTATGGCTTAGGTATGTATATGGGTGTTAAGCAATTGAGAGAAAAACTAGAGAATAATATGAAAGCAGCAATGGAAAAGGATATTCCTGTAGAGCTTAAAGAGGCATTTGAGGAATGGATTGCTGGTAAGGAAGATGCTGAGGCTTCAAAGGCTGCAGCTGCAAAGATAATCCCATTGTTAAATGGTGATGTATTGAACATTGCTGAAGTAAAAGAAATAGCTGACCGTAGCGATTATCTCATAAAGAGATCCCAGTGGATACTAGGTGGCGATGGTTGGGCTTATGATATAGGATATGGTGGCTTGGATCATGTATTGGCATCTGGTGAGGATGTTAACGTATTGGTTTTTGATACCGAGGTTTATTCAAACACCGGTGGTCAATCATCAAAGGCTACTCCCGCCGCTGCAGTTGCTAAATTTGCTGCTTCTGGTAAGAAAGTACGTAAAAAGGATCTTGGTATGATGGCTATGAGCTATGGATATGTGTATGTAGCTCAGGTGGCTATGGGTGCAGACAAGAATCAGCTCATGAAGGCTATGATTGAAGCTGAATCCTATAAGGGACCTTCCCTCATAATAGCTTATGCTCCTTGTATCAACCATGGTATAAAGGGTGGCATGGGAAGATCTCAGAACCAGGAGAAGCGTGCAGTTGAGTCAGGCTACTGGCATCTATATAGATACAACCCAGAGCTTAAAGATGAGGGTAAGAATCCATTTACCCTGGACTCAAAAGAGCCAACAGCATCATTTAGGGATTTTATAGGCAGTGAGGTTAGATATACATCATTGCTGAAGACATTCCCTGAGCATGCAGAAGAGTTGTTTGCAAAAGCGGAAGCAGATGCAAAAGAGAGATATGAGAGATATAAGAAACTTGCAGAAGGTTGCTAA
- a CDS encoding uracil-DNA glycosylase, whose translation MSDKPDKEQRLLELRKACIEFFNGIYKDKQKILVFGEGNVDARMVLVGEAPGEQETIKQRPFVGQAGKNLDEFLDIVGINREDIYITNTVRFRPFKVNPKTGRTSNRPPRKEEIELCRPWLYKELGIIMPELVVSLGNTPLRVLADDKNISIGDVHGKPMDIKTGQDISFKLFPLYHPASIIYKRALKDVYIEDLNRLKDYLK comes from the coding sequence TTGAGTGATAAGCCAGACAAGGAACAAAGGCTTTTAGAGCTGAGAAAAGCATGTATAGAGTTTTTTAATGGTATTTATAAAGATAAGCAAAAAATACTGGTCTTTGGAGAAGGCAATGTAGATGCTAGAATGGTGCTAGTAGGTGAGGCACCTGGTGAGCAGGAGACTATAAAACAGCGTCCGTTTGTTGGGCAGGCGGGGAAAAATCTTGACGAATTTCTTGATATAGTAGGTATTAATCGGGAGGATATATATATCACCAACACGGTAAGGTTCAGGCCTTTCAAAGTAAACCCAAAGACAGGGCGTACATCCAATCGTCCTCCTAGGAAAGAGGAGATAGAGCTGTGTCGTCCTTGGCTTTATAAAGAATTGGGGATAATAATGCCGGAACTAGTTGTAAGTCTAGGGAATACCCCCCTTAGGGTGTTGGCGGATGATAAAAATATATCAATAGGGGATGTTCATGGAAAACCAATGGATATAAAAACAGGGCAGGATATATCCTTTAAATTGTTTCCATTGTATCATCCGGCCAGTATAATATATAAAAGGGCCCTTAAGGATGTGTATATTGAAGATTTAAATAGACTTAAAGATTATTTGAAATAA
- a CDS encoding 2-oxoacid:acceptor oxidoreductase family protein: MVEIRWHGRGGQGAKTASLLLAESAFETGKFIQGFPEYGPERMGAPITAYNRISDERILVHSNIYYPDYVVVVDETLLSDIDVTKGLKEGGAIVINTANMSQDIRKYLKSYKGSIYIVDARNISMDELGRYFPNVPMLGALVVASHIMDDKLFIDAMEKSFRHKFASKPQVIEGNMRALKRGMQEVRAI, encoded by the coding sequence ATGGTTGAGATAAGATGGCATGGCAGGGGCGGTCAAGGTGCTAAAACAGCCTCCCTTCTTTTGGCTGAATCAGCCTTTGAAACGGGTAAGTTTATACAAGGCTTTCCCGAGTATGGGCCTGAACGCATGGGGGCACCTATTACTGCCTATAACAGGATAAGCGATGAGAGGATACTAGTCCATTCTAATATCTATTATCCAGATTATGTGGTAGTAGTAGACGAAACGCTGCTAAGCGATATAGATGTTACCAAAGGGCTTAAGGAGGGAGGGGCTATAGTTATAAATACTGCTAATATGTCCCAAGATATTAGAAAATATTTAAAGTCATATAAAGGTAGTATATATATTGTGGATGCACGTAACATCTCCATGGATGAATTGGGACGATATTTTCCTAATGTACCTATGTTGGGTGCACTGGTTGTAGCTTCCCATATAATGGACGATAAGTTATTTATAGATGCCATGGAAAAATCATTCAGGCATAAGTTTGCTTCAAAACCCCAGGTTATAGAAGGCAATATGCGGGCACTTAAGAGGGGTATGCAGGAGGTGAGGGCCATATGA
- a CDS encoding DUF6951 family protein, which yields MCRYNYPCPRCHCNIEIKLQQSNINNSIVEISSTCPYLSRSITKTLEIDPILEMISTKQSSVLYNTLVQSHATQEGCAIYSSIVDALGQELGRYCEIA from the coding sequence ATGTGCAGATATAATTACCCATGTCCTAGATGCCATTGTAATATAGAAATAAAATTGCAACAAAGTAATATAAATAATTCAATCGTTGAAATCTCATCAACCTGTCCGTATCTATCGAGATCAATTACAAAAACATTAGAAATAGATCCAATTCTAGAAATGATATCAACAAAACAATCTTCCGTATTATACAATACCTTAGTACAAAGTCATGCTACTCAAGAAGGATGTGCTATATATTCCAGTATAGTCGATGCATTAGGGCAAGAACTGGGGCGCTACTGCGAAATAGCCTAA
- a CDS encoding pro-sigmaK processing inhibitor BofA family protein has protein sequence MGLNIPVNVIVAYGLGLLLLYVIGWLLLVPFKVIWKFIFNGILGGIVLWILNMVGKHIGVVIAINPVTAIIVGFLGIPGIILILLLQFILI, from the coding sequence ATGGGGCTTAATATACCGGTTAATGTCATTGTAGCTTATGGATTGGGCTTGCTTCTTCTTTATGTAATAGGATGGCTGCTACTTGTTCCTTTTAAAGTGATTTGGAAATTTATATTTAATGGGATACTAGGCGGTATAGTATTATGGATTTTGAACATGGTAGGTAAGCATATAGGTGTTGTTATAGCTATAAATCCTGTTACAGCTATTATTGTAGGCTTTTTGGGTATACCTGGCATTATACTCATATTACTTTTACAATTCATTTTAATATAA
- the porA gene encoding pyruvate ferredoxin oxidoreductase, whose translation MNIRDKLSGNEAAAVAMKQINPDVVAAFPITPSTEVPQYFSQFIANGDVDTRFVAVESEHSAMSACIGAQAAGVRAMTATSANGMAFMWEMLYIAASFRLPIVMPLVNRALSAPINIHNDHSDSMGARDSGWIQLYCENNQEVYDNLIQAIRIGEHKDVLLPVMVCYDGFITSHAIENIELLDDGSVKSFIGTYKPEYALLDRAHPVSLGPLDLPNHYFEHKVEQGNGMRNAKGVILQIADEFYRLSGRQYGLLEEYRMDDAEIGIVVLNSTAGTAKAAVNRLRREGIRAGLIKLRVFRPFPFEEIGKALSHLKAVAVLDKAEAFSAAGGPIFTEVRSAMLSYAPNVPVTGYIYGLGGRDVKQEDIENVYKELLEIGKTGKVEKMFNYLGAKNGGGIDYGIQSEDIIPEA comes from the coding sequence ATGAATATTCGTGATAAATTGAGTGGTAATGAAGCAGCGGCAGTAGCCATGAAGCAGATAAATCCCGATGTGGTGGCAGCGTTTCCAATTACCCCTTCAACGGAGGTACCTCAATATTTTTCACAATTTATAGCCAATGGCGATGTGGATACTAGGTTTGTAGCTGTAGAATCGGAGCATAGTGCAATGAGTGCCTGTATAGGTGCACAGGCGGCCGGGGTTAGGGCAATGACAGCCACATCTGCAAATGGGATGGCATTTATGTGGGAGATGCTTTATATTGCAGCATCCTTTAGATTGCCCATAGTTATGCCCCTGGTAAATAGAGCTCTATCGGCACCTATAAATATACATAATGACCACAGCGATAGCATGGGGGCAAGGGATAGTGGTTGGATACAGCTATATTGTGAGAACAACCAGGAAGTCTATGACAACCTTATTCAAGCCATAAGAATAGGTGAGCATAAGGATGTATTATTGCCCGTTATGGTTTGCTATGATGGCTTTATAACCAGTCATGCCATAGAAAATATAGAACTCTTGGATGATGGGAGTGTTAAAAGTTTTATAGGCACGTACAAACCGGAATATGCCCTCTTGGATAGAGCACATCCGGTATCACTAGGACCATTGGATTTGCCCAACCACTATTTTGAGCATAAGGTAGAGCAAGGTAATGGCATGAGAAATGCAAAGGGGGTAATACTACAAATTGCCGATGAGTTTTATAGGTTATCAGGAAGGCAATATGGATTGCTTGAAGAATACCGCATGGATGATGCGGAAATAGGTATAGTAGTATTAAATTCTACGGCTGGGACAGCCAAAGCTGCAGTGAATAGGTTAAGGCGGGAGGGTATAAGAGCAGGGCTCATAAAGCTTAGGGTATTTAGACCATTTCCATTTGAAGAGATTGGAAAGGCACTATCCCATCTAAAGGCAGTGGCGGTATTGGATAAGGCAGAGGCCTTTTCAGCGGCCGGGGGCCCGATATTTACAGAGGTAAGGAGTGCTATGCTATCATATGCCCCAAATGTTCCGGTAACGGGATATATATACGGATTAGGCGGACGTGATGTAAAGCAGGAGGATATAGAAAATGTGTATAAGGAGCTTTTAGAGATCGGGAAAACGGGCAAGGTAGAAAAGATGTTTAACTATCTAGGTGCGAAAAATGGAGGAGGTATAGATTATGGCATACAGTCTGAAGACATTATCCCAGAGGCCTGA
- a CDS encoding damage-control phosphatase ARMT1 family protein, translated as MEASAECIYCIVNKADKLFCEFIDDEKGRIEFAKEILKEVSSYDNATAPFLNARVMQILKKWTNIEDLYLEEKQLYNKRMILLQQDIMDNINNSDDKLLSALRYAIAGNFIDFGAMDEVDDDLLDEIIEAASTQEIDTNLYAKFKEEILNAKQLCYLVDNAGEIVFDKLFVKSIKEMNKNVEINIVVRGKPVLNDVTKKDAQEVGIDIYGDIVENGTDIPGTDLSKINDKTKGIIDSSDLIIAKGQGNFETLWGCGENVYYLFLCKCSTFTKKFSIPKYKGVFVHEVH; from the coding sequence ATGGAGGCTTCTGCAGAATGTATATATTGTATTGTAAATAAGGCGGATAAGCTCTTTTGTGAATTTATAGATGATGAAAAGGGGCGTATTGAATTTGCAAAGGAGATATTAAAAGAAGTAAGTTCATATGATAATGCAACAGCCCCATTTTTAAATGCTAGGGTTATGCAAATATTAAAAAAATGGACTAATATAGAAGACTTATATCTGGAGGAAAAGCAGTTATATAATAAAAGGATGATACTTTTACAACAGGATATAATGGATAATATCAATAATTCTGATGACAAATTACTTTCGGCCCTTAGATATGCTATTGCAGGTAATTTTATAGACTTTGGTGCTATGGATGAAGTGGATGATGACTTGTTAGATGAAATTATAGAGGCTGCCTCAACTCAGGAAATAGATACTAATTTATATGCAAAATTTAAAGAAGAGATACTAAATGCTAAACAGCTATGCTATTTGGTTGATAATGCAGGAGAAATTGTATTTGATAAATTATTTGTAAAGTCTATCAAGGAAATGAATAAAAACGTAGAGATAAATATAGTAGTTAGGGGTAAGCCAGTATTAAATGATGTGACTAAAAAAGATGCCCAGGAGGTAGGAATAGATATTTATGGCGATATAGTAGAAAATGGGACTGATATACCTGGTACAGACTTAAGCAAAATAAATGACAAAACCAAGGGCATTATAGATAGTAGTGATCTAATAATTGCAAAGGGGCAGGGAAATTTTGAAACTCTATGGGGTTGTGGGGAGAACGTCTACTATTTATTCCTATGTAAATGTAGTACTTTCACCAAGAAATTTTCCATACCAAAATATAAAGGCGTATTTGTGCATGAAGTTCATTGA
- a CDS encoding DUF5320 domain-containing protein, translated as MPAMDGTGPMGLGPMSGRRFGYGCEAYNRLNQLKRPSLGCRRVCGNGGGRFFNTYNLDKENRQALLVEQKNILEEELKNIKSQLEEL; from the coding sequence ATGCCAGCTATGGATGGTACAGGACCAATGGGATTAGGCCCCATGTCTGGAAGAAGATTTGGATATGGTTGTGAAGCTTATAATCGCTTAAATCAACTAAAAAGGCCTAGTTTAGGATGTAGGAGAGTATGTGGAAATGGAGGCGGCAGATTTTTTAACACATATAATTTGGACAAAGAAAATAGGCAGGCATTGCTAGTTGAGCAAAAAAATATTCTTGAAGAGGAATTAAAAAATATCAAATCTCAACTTGAAGAACTGTAA
- a CDS encoding thiamine pyrophosphate-dependent enzyme, producing the protein MAYSLKTLSQRPDRLAGGHRMCAGCGAPIVVRTVLRAVKPADHAVIASATGCLEVSTCLYPYTSWKDSFIHTAFENAAATLSGVEAAYNALMDKGEIEGTTKFIAFGGDGGTYDIGLQSLSGAMERGHDMVYVCYDNEAYMNTGIQRSSSTPRYANTTTSPAGSKSSGKVQFKKDITMIMAAHNLPYVAQTAPFKNMKDLYEKAGKAIYTKGSTFLNVFSPCPRGWRYDTPRLMELIELAIESCVWPLYEVYEGKFKLNYKPKNRIPVREYLKLQGRFSHLFAPQNEHLLDEVQQEVDRRWEKLLTLCEMA; encoded by the coding sequence ATGGCATACAGTCTGAAGACATTATCCCAGAGGCCTGACAGGCTGGCAGGTGGGCATAGGATGTGCGCTGGCTGTGGTGCACCTATAGTAGTGCGCACAGTATTAAGGGCAGTAAAGCCGGCAGATCATGCAGTAATAGCTTCAGCTACAGGATGTCTAGAGGTATCCACATGCTTGTATCCATATACATCATGGAAAGATTCATTTATACATACGGCATTTGAAAATGCTGCTGCTACCCTATCTGGAGTAGAAGCGGCCTACAATGCCCTTATGGATAAAGGTGAGATAGAAGGTACTACGAAGTTTATAGCATTCGGCGGAGATGGAGGCACATATGATATAGGCTTGCAATCCCTATCCGGTGCAATGGAACGGGGTCATGACATGGTATATGTATGCTATGACAATGAGGCATATATGAATACAGGCATACAAAGATCCTCCTCCACACCGAGATATGCAAATACAACTACATCTCCGGCAGGTAGTAAGAGCAGCGGCAAGGTGCAGTTCAAGAAGGATATTACTATGATAATGGCAGCCCATAACTTGCCGTATGTGGCTCAGACTGCCCCATTTAAAAACATGAAGGATCTATATGAAAAGGCTGGAAAGGCCATATATACAAAGGGATCTACTTTTTTAAATGTGTTTTCTCCATGTCCCAGGGGTTGGAGATATGACACCCCAAGACTTATGGAACTGATAGAATTAGCTATTGAATCATGTGTGTGGCCTCTATATGAGGTATATGAAGGAAAATTTAAACTCAATTATAAACCAAAGAATAGGATACCTGTAAGGGAATATTTAAAATTGCAGGGACGATTTAGTCATTTGTTTGCTCCGCAAAATGAACACCTGCTGGATGAGGTCCAGCAAGAGGTAGATAGGCGCTGGGAAAAACTGCTTACGCTATGCGAAATGGCTTAG